The proteins below come from a single Deinococcus radiodurans R1 = ATCC 13939 = DSM 20539 genomic window:
- a CDS encoding MerR family transcriptional regulator, which produces MTTPSKSTAPTDEAGSDLTFYTTAELAREAGVTRRTVMHYAEIGLLPPDQVTASGRVLYAPYSLRLLRDLIDLRALGMTLEESRDMVTLRRATHAPDGTYRRDWVREDVPLSDEQLQRLQTRLHVLNSAYERQKDNLARFDRWLTKRFVATRDS; this is translated from the coding sequence TTGACGACCCCTTCCAAATCGACGGCGCCCACTGACGAGGCCGGCAGCGACCTCACCTTCTACACCACCGCCGAACTCGCCCGCGAGGCGGGGGTCACCCGGCGCACGGTGATGCACTACGCCGAAATCGGCCTGCTGCCGCCCGACCAAGTGACGGCCTCGGGCCGGGTGCTGTACGCGCCTTACTCACTGCGGCTGCTGCGCGACCTGATTGACCTGCGGGCCCTGGGAATGACGCTGGAAGAATCGCGCGACATGGTGACCCTGCGCCGCGCCACCCACGCCCCCGACGGCACCTACCGCCGCGACTGGGTGCGCGAGGACGTGCCGCTGAGCGACGAGCAGCTTCAGCGCCTTCAGACCCGGCTGCATGTCCTGAACAGCGCCTACGAGCGGCAAAAGGACAACCTCGCCCGCTTTGACCGCTGGCTGACGAAGCGGTTCGTGGCGACGCGCGACAGTTAA